In the Limanda limanda chromosome 1, fLimLim1.1, whole genome shotgun sequence genome, one interval contains:
- the sapcd1 gene encoding suppressor APC domain-containing protein 1: protein MACHPSSSGSYTVVIIPLRNSLYSLDALRFYLWIKRLKDLEREKDALWSGLEILERARFWYLQRLHENRTRQDNIETKTRLCSCNEDSAETRSCLLRSRILRVNGSLGSVMTEPNVMSSSNPSLPETVADSDLRWRNSVLTQGVSYRNRQISVLELEKDALLEQLDELQVY from the exons ATGGCCTGTCATCCCTCCAGCTCGGGCTCCTACACAGTGGTGATCATCCCACTCAGGAACAGCCTCTACAGCCTGGACGCACTGCGCTTCTACCTatgg ATTAAGCGCCTGAAGGATCTAGAGCGGGAGAAGGACGCTCTGTGGTCTGGGCTGGAGATTCTAGAGAGGGCTCGATTCTGGTACCTCCAGCGGCTGCATGAGAACCGAACCCGGCAGGACAACATCGAGACCAAAACGAGGCTCTGCTCCTGCAACGAAGATTCAGCTGAG ACTCGCTCCTGCCTCCTCAGGTCTCGGATCCTGAGGGTGAACGGCTCCCTGGGTTCTGTGATGACTGAGCCCAACGTGATGAGCAGCAGCAACCCCTCTCTGCCTGAAACTGTGGCTGACAGTGACCTCCGGTGGCGCAACTCAGTACTGACTCAG GGCGTGAGCTACAGGAATCGTCAGATCTCCGTGTTGGAGCTGGAGAAAGACGCTCTCCTCGAGCAGCTGGATGAACTGCAAGTCTACTGA